The Blautia pseudococcoides genome segment TGGGAGAGAAGGCGCTTGCCTCTATCGGTTCGACCGGTACCATTGTTGATCTGTTCCTCAACGCTATTACGGGATTTACGCTTGGACTTTGTATTTTATTTGCACAAAAGTACGGTGCAGGAAAAAAGGTCCATATTTCAAACATACTTTCTGTATTTTCTGTAATCCTCGGCGGTGTGTTTTTGATAATATCAATCATCGGTATATTAGGAGCGTATCCGCTGCTTCGTATCATGAATACAACACAGGATACTATTTATATGGCAAAGGATTATCTGCAGATAATATTGATTGGAATCCCTTTCCTTGCCGTATATAATGTTTATGCTTCAGCGCTTCGCGGGATTGGGAACAGCCGTGCACCTTTTGCAGCTGTTTTATTTTCATCTGTTGTAAATGTCATACTGGACCTTGTATTTGTAAGTGTCTGGCACTGGGGTGTTGTCGGTGCGGCAATTGCAACTGTGATATCACAGACTTTTATGACAATTTTTATTATTTTATATAGTGTAAAGAAGCATTCCTGCCTTCGTTTCTCTGTAAAGAAATGGACATTGGACTACTCCGTTTTGAAAGAGGGGCTTCATTTAGGAATTCCTCCTATGATCCAATCCAGCATCACTTCACTGGGAGGACTCATATTACAAAATTTCATGAATGGCTTCGGAACACAGACCGTTGCGGCGATCACCACGGCCTACCGCGTGGATACTATGGTACTTCTGCCGATCGTTAATCTTGGCTCGGGAATATCCACAATTGTGGCACAGAATTTTGGTGCAGGAAGGAAAAGGCAGATTCCCAAGATTGTCTGCGTTGGCACTGCAATGATGTTTTGCGTTTCCCTTTTGCTGACATGGCTCATAGTGGAGACCGGCGGCTATTTGATCGCTATGTTTGGAGTAAGCCCGGAGGTAACGGAGATTGGAAAAAATTATTTTCAGACAATTGCTGTTTTCTATGCCATTTTTGGCATTGCGGCGTCGGTTCGGGGCTACATAGAAGGAATTGGGGATATACTGTTTTCCAGTATTGCAGGTGTTATTTCCTTGATTTCCCGGATTATATTTTCATATGCTTTTGTCGGACTGTGCGGGAATATGATCATTGCATATGCCGAGGCTGGTTCCTGGGGCGTTTTGTTACTTCTGTACACGTTTCATATTCTATTGAAGAAGATTTCTTTAAAATATAAAAAACAGGAGCAAAAAGAATAAAAGATTTGAAACGGTACACACCAAAATCTGTCTTAATTTAACGGGATCGCGTAACATCTGTGCCGGCATAGAGCCCACCAGTTCTTTACCGTTAAATAAAATGCTTTGTATTGCAAAGTGGCGGGGAATGCCCCCATAGGAGGTTGTCCGTCCACCTCCGCCCCTTAATGCCTTGACACCAGTTTCTGAAACTACGAATACGCCCCATCCGTTACAGAATATAAAGCTTTCTAAATTCCAAACTTATCAAAAAGTTTCTTCTGATATTCCCGGTCTGTTACTGCCCTCCGGATTTCTTTATAGGCCTCATTCTGGCATGGTTGCTGTAACAATACTTCAATCAATTGGTTTACTCGTACTTCTCCACGTTTTATTCCTTGCTCTATTCCTTGCTCTATTCCTTGTAATATTCCACGTTCTTCCCTTTCTTCCATCATTTCCTCAATGGCCGTACACATATCCACCTCTCCTTTCTCATTTTCTTTCAGCTCTTTCAAAGCAGGAACATTCAGGAATTTTGACACCAGCCAGCCCTTTTTTGCATCCAGATGCATGAACTCATCCTTTCTGGCCTCCAGAAATTCCTTCATCCCTTCTTTATCTTTCAGCAGCGGAAGCAATTCAAAGACCTCCCGAAGCCCCGTCCTGAAATTACTGCTCTCCACTGTACTGCTGCACACCAGGTTGATCCGGTAATCCTGGATACACTCCATCCACGGTCTCAGTTCCGGCGGGATATCCAGCATATCATGAAGACTCAGCGGCCCATCCCAGCTCTGCTCCTCCCCATAATAAAAAACGATCGTGATCCCCGGCAGCAGCCTGTCTTCCCTCTTCATCCCGGAAAGATACTCTGCCCCTTTCTTTAATTTTCCTTCTCCTTTTCTCTCCTTTACAATATGCTCCACCTGCCCTGTATAATCAATGGCATCGTAAAGCATACAGCGGACAGGCATAGCATAATGTACCGTCCTCTGTCCCTCTGCCGCCAGTATAACTGCCAGGCAGCTATCCCCCATCACAGACAGTTTCTGCACATCCCGGATTCTACGGAGTATCACCCGCTTTCCGCCCTCTCTTCCTGCACGCATCACCTTTTTCTCATTTTCCTGTTCCAGCATATCCGGCCTGATCACCTGTTTTCCGCCGAACAAGGCGCCGTTAAATAAATCTGCAAAAATCTCGTTATCTGACAGCCCTTCATAGACTTCCTCATCCATTGCTGTCAGCATAATTCCTTTCATAGACCTCCTTCCCGGATAAAAAAGCAAAGATTGAGCCATCAGATCACAGCACACTTAGCAGTTAATTTGGCAATTGTATTCTATACCATAAGTATAATATAAAAAACAGCTTATATCAACTATCACTTTGCTAATCACCGCAAAACTCTGCCATTCCCGCCATTTCATCCGTCCATATTCAATTTTATACTTTCTGGAACTTTCGGCAGACCTGCCGCAGATTAAATGAATTGCTCTCCAGATAAACCGATTATACATTCCTTCTTCTAACCTGTCAATCCTGTAAAAATCCACAAAAACGAATCATATCCACTAAATTTTTTCTCCTGCCCGTGACTGCCGGCAGCACAGTCCGGACTGTATTTTGTCCGGTTGCAGTTGTGAACCAGGAAAAGACCTGCCGCTTCAATTACCCTCCCCGATAGCAGCGGCATTTGAAGCAGCAACGCCAAAGAAACGTATAACACTACACTTTGTTTCGCAAAATCCCTCGCCAAGATCCAAGCCCTAAACTGACCGAAACCCATACTGAACTTATGAACGAATTAAGCTGCTAGAGTGTGTCTGAAAATTCATTCCGACTCACTCTAGTATTTTTTAACAAGTTTTGAGATCAAGGCTCTACAAGTATTCATTTGGATACAAGCATAAAAATTCTCCGTAACTTCTTTTCCTTGTCCTACCGTTGTAGCGTTATTTGCGTCTTCTTCTGTTTCCCAAAGAACAAAGTCAGTCCACACTTTATCTTGTAAGTAATGTTCCCAGGAAATAAATCCTTTCGCTTTAGAAATAACTTCATCGTGTAACTTTTTTGTTCGTTCGATAAACTGTTCCTCGCTCACATTTTTCTTGAGTTTGTAGCTGAAGATCCATGCCGTTTTCGCCATATAAATGTTCTCCTTTAAAAAATCTGATTTCGTAAATCATATCACACTCATGAATGATAAAACAATTCTTTTGTTTTTCAGTTATGTATTCCAGGGAACAAATTTACATATAAAAGGAACTGCACTTCATCTGCCGCATCCTTATCTCCATAATAGGCATACCTGTTCACTGCGCCTATGTGTGCCCCCTGTTTGAAATAAAAATCCACTGCTGGAACATTATTATTCTGACATTCTATTTTTAACTGTATAAGACCTAAATTCTCTGCCTTAACCTTTACCAATTGAAATAGTCTTTGCCCCACACCACAATGTTTATAACCGGAATCCACACGGATATCCCACAGAACACCCAAATCTTCCCGCCCTTCCAGCATATTCAGCTCAGACGAATGACTGCACAGCACAGCTCCACCTACTGGCCTGTTCCCATCAAATGCCACGAAAAAATTCCAGTTTTCTAAATCAAACTGCCTTTTCCATCTTTTATAATTAGCGTTTTCTGTAAAATCTTTTGTATATGGTGATACTTCTTTCTTTTGAAAGGTAATATCATCCACCCCGTTCCCATTAACCTCATAGATTTCTTTCACTCTTACTTTCATCTCTATTTCATCGTAGATGGAAGCATCTTTTTTGTCTATCTCCACATAATGAATCACAGTATCCTTATCCATGTTTCTCTCCTATATTACTTCTACAGTCTGCAATACGCTGCCGGTACATATTATAACACTTCCCGGAAATCATCGCTTATATCTGCCGGTTATACTGCCCTCCTGAATCACATGGCCCTTTATGGCATCGAGCAGTTCCTTCCTTCCCGCATCCTTGCGAAGTTTCAAAAAACAGTCAAGTGTATAGATGCGAAATACATACCTGTGGGTATTTCTAATAAATATAGGCTGTTTTGGTCCTCGGTATCTGTTCTTGCCATAAGCTGTTCCCTGTACTGCATTGCCCAGTTCCTGCACCACAGGCCCATATGGGATATTCTCCGGTATCTGCTTTTGGGGCGGAATATTCCAGATCAGCCAGTGAGTATATTCTTTTACCATAGGAATGTCCAGATCATTCATAATGATCGCAACAGAAACTGCTTTGGGTGACAAGTTCAAGAGGCAAAAAGGCGGTGAAACATCTTCGCCGAAACCAGTATACCTCTTGGGCATATATCCTTCATCCGAAAACGCCTCACTTGTAATCTGTAGTATTGAATCACTATTTTTCATGCACCAATCTCCAAACTGTTTTGCTTATATCTTACCATAAAAAAGTATGGATAAGCAACGAGGATTTCCTGTTAGAAACCGATGTTTTACACGCCTCTATATAGACAAGACACATCCCGGCTGTTACAATGATCTTATATTATATAAAGGGGGTATCCGTATGTGTGGAAGGACAGCCGATTTCTAAAATTACAAAAAATCGGAGGACGCTATGAAATATATTATAAGAGAAATGTACCCACAGGAATATCCGCTTCTGGCGGAATTTTTGTATGAATCTATCTTCCAGAGAGAGAACGAAATTCCATTCCCAAAAACAATAATACAAAATCCGGAATTACAGGTTTACATTCAGGATTTCGGAACTCTGAAAGAT includes the following:
- a CDS encoding YbhB/YbcL family Raf kinase inhibitor-like protein — its product is MKNSDSILQITSEAFSDEGYMPKRYTGFGEDVSPPFCLLNLSPKAVSVAIIMNDLDIPMVKEYTHWLIWNIPPQKQIPENIPYGPVVQELGNAVQGTAYGKNRYRGPKQPIFIRNTHRYVFRIYTLDCFLKLRKDAGRKELLDAIKGHVIQEGSITGRYKR
- a CDS encoding GNAT family N-acetyltransferase produces the protein MDKDTVIHYVEIDKKDASIYDEIEMKVRVKEIYEVNGNGVDDITFQKKEVSPYTKDFTENANYKRWKRQFDLENWNFFVAFDGNRPVGGAVLCSHSSELNMLEGREDLGVLWDIRVDSGYKHCGVGQRLFQLVKVKAENLGLIQLKIECQNNNVPAVDFYFKQGAHIGAVNRYAYYGDKDAADEVQFLLYVNLFPGIHN
- a CDS encoding MATE family efflux transporter, translated to MNRDKNTTENIAITLIRFCVPLILSSILQQLYNWVDAFIVGNTMGEKALASIGSTGTIVDLFLNAITGFTLGLCILFAQKYGAGKKVHISNILSVFSVILGGVFLIISIIGILGAYPLLRIMNTTQDTIYMAKDYLQIILIGIPFLAVYNVYASALRGIGNSRAPFAAVLFSSVVNVILDLVFVSVWHWGVVGAAIATVISQTFMTIFIILYSVKKHSCLRFSVKKWTLDYSVLKEGLHLGIPPMIQSSITSLGGLILQNFMNGFGTQTVAAITTAYRVDTMVLLPIVNLGSGISTIVAQNFGAGRKRQIPKIVCVGTAMMFCVSLLLTWLIVETGGYLIAMFGVSPEVTEIGKNYFQTIAVFYAIFGIAASVRGYIEGIGDILFSSIAGVISLISRIIFSYAFVGLCGNMIIAYAEAGSWGVLLLLYTFHILLKKISLKYKKQEQKE